From the genome of Clarias gariepinus isolate MV-2021 ecotype Netherlands chromosome 28, CGAR_prim_01v2, whole genome shotgun sequence, one region includes:
- the si:ch211-288g17.3 gene encoding uncharacterized protein si:ch211-288g17.3, which yields MEVEQKDDSSNPLANGSVNSGKRGRGRPRGSFKKKVILVKEISQNARTSKRVDFFSPETVIRPKVKKRGRPKKIRSPGRPRKIPLTPEEEAGRILRLSKKRKLTKPLGRPRIHPLVDMPKEKRGRGRPRKYESMGLQNGRVDRNLKSIKIAEMGGDTPRRRGRPRGSFKKKRGRPAGPSPVKRPVEGTPVRRGRPPGSKNKLYVKQQLVQQEENGTPRRRGRPPGSGKKLKFISGETNETPRKRGRPPGSGMKVKVAKQVIDGIPRKRGRPPGSGTKVKVLPQETNGTPRKRGRPPGTGKLKTVTEEREHFIVNNSTPSVDGQPRKRGRPKKVEALPTVQVKEEIKENDEPSPKRARNSFASTKNSSKPDAEDQKASENDGSHVAATVENPVLSAGGAAKPDSIEQVAENELNNASVEGVHEHNSRKSLFSRVGGKSQKKK from the coding sequence ATGGAGGTTGAACAGAAGGATGATTCTAGCAACCCTCTGGCCAACGGAAGCGTCAACTCGGGCAAACGCGGCCGGGGCAGACCACGGGGGTCCTTTAAGAAAAAAGTTATCTTGGTAAAAGAGATATCTCAAAACGCTAGGACATCCAAAAGAGTGGATTTCTTTTCCCCAGAGACGGTGATACGGCCAAAAGTCAAGAAGCGCGGTCGTCCGAAAAAGATAAGAAGCCCAGGAAGGCCGAGAAAGATTCCCCTCACACCGGAGGAGGAAGCAGGAAGGATTTTAAGGTTGAGCAAGAAACGGAAACTCACAAAGCCTCTTGGGAGACCTCGCATTCATCCACTCGTAGACATGCCAAAAGAGAAAAGAGGGAGAGGTAGACCACGCAAATATGAATCGATGGGTTTACAAAATGGCAGAGTTGACAGGAACCTAAAAAGTATAAAGATCGCTGAAATGGGCGGAGACACTCCACGAAGAAGGGGAAGGCCAAGAGGCTCGTTTAAGAAAAAACGAGGACGGCCAGCAGGTCCATCTCCAGTGAAGCGGCCAGTCGAAGGGACTCCAGTAAGAAGAGGGCGACCCCCGGGCTCTAAAAACAAGCTTTATGTCAAGCAGCAGCTGGTGCAGCAGGAAGAGAATGGGACTCCTCGAAGGAGGGGAAGACCCCCAGGCTCTGGAAAAAAGCTGAAGTTTATTTCAGGTGAGACAAATGAAACTCCTCGAAAGAGAGGGCGACCTCCAGGATCTGGCATGAAGGTAAAGGTCGCAAAGCAGGTGATTGATGGAATTCCCAGAAAGCGGGGACGTCCTCCAGGTTCTGGGACCAAGGTCAAGGTTCTTCCACAGGAGACGAATGGCACCCCACGAAAAAGAGGCCGGCCGCCAGGAACCGGAAAACTCAAGACAGTTACCGAGGAGCGTGAACACTTTATCGTTAACAACAGCACCCCCTCCGTTGATGGCCAGCCTCGTAAGAGGGGCCGTCCTAAAAAGGTCGAAGCCCTTCCGACCGTTCAAGTCAAAGAAGAGATCAAGGAAAACGACGAACCCTCACCCAAACGGGCGCGTAACTCATTTGCGTCAACCAAGAATTCAAGTAAGCCAGACGCTGAAGACCAAAAGGCCAGTGAGAATGACGGCAGCCATGTGGCTGCAACAGTAGAAAATCCTGTTCTGTCTGCTGGAGGTGCTGCAAAACCAGACAGTATAGAGCAGGTTGCTGAGAACGAGCTAAACAACGCCTCGGTTGAGGGGGTTCATGAGCATAACAGCAGAAAGAGTTTGTTCTCAAGGGTAGGAGGTAAATcccaaaaaaagaagtaa
- the vamp1a gene encoding vesicle associated membrane protein 1a, translating into MSAPDQDVTADPGAPDREGGPAAPAAQPPNTSSNLRLQHTQAQVDEVVDIIRVNLDTIMDRDKNLSNLDDRADALHSGAKMFESSAAKLKNKYWWKNCKMMIIMGVIVVLLICVAIVYFYH; encoded by the exons AT GTCTGCCCCAGATCAAGATGTCACAGCTGACCCAGGAGCCCCAGACAGGGAGGGAGGACCAGCAGCCCCAGCAGCCCAGCCCCCAAACACCAGCAGCAACCTTCGTCTCCAACACACACAGGCTCAAGTGGATGAG GTGGTGGATATCATACGTGTAAATTTGGACACTATCATGGACCGGGACAAGAATCTGTCGAACCTGGACGACCGGGCTGATGCATTGCACAGTGGAGCTAAGATGTTTGAGAGCAGTGCTGCCAAGCTGAAAAACAAGTACTGGTGGAAAAACTGTAAG ATGATGATCATCATGGGAGTTATTGTGGTCCTCCTGATTTGTGTTGCTATTG TGTACTTCTACCACTGA